A window of Eikenella corrodens contains these coding sequences:
- the recD gene encoding exodeoxyribonuclease V subunit alpha — MTEYRYPAAQAAAGVLQRLAPQAAEPVLPLLDELFAAQEGGHSYITLTPQEADALRQAAPVVGDGSAFTPLVLRGRRLFGGRLFALERSVAAELRRVARGRVRLPENAGLRQRLCDWFPDAGHNGQRLAAALAVLQPLMLVTGGPGTGKTTTVAKLLALLCADAAEMPRIALTAPTGKAAAHMTRSLHRALSGFKLGSEQVLQHLTALEGQTVHRLLKLNPVVGYSKFDREQPLPFDIVVADEASMLDLPLLHQLLCAIPERGRLILLGDENQLPPVGIGAVLPVLAQPTVLTAEEVAKLAEWLPEGVPFEVRDNPPPLAGNVARLEYSHRFDPQRGVGALAQAVVNGEAAAAEAAFARFTDDLFRLPETPAALARHFAKQHEAYWQAVSSGDPAACFAAQQQLVVLGARRSQAAEFNREYRKLLAAQGRASEQGWFAGQVLMVAENDYAVKVFNGDIGIVLPHGDGLAAFFPDAGGFRAVSLSRLPAHDTAFAMTVHKSQGSEYQEVWLLGDEADSALFDRTLLYTAITRARRRFGYAGRMSALSAAVQRKNYRRTGLGEALRLVK, encoded by the coding sequence ATGACCGAATACCGTTACCCCGCCGCCCAAGCCGCTGCCGGAGTGTTGCAGCGTTTGGCACCGCAGGCCGCCGAGCCGGTGCTGCCGCTGCTGGACGAACTGTTTGCCGCGCAAGAGGGCGGCCACAGCTACATCACGCTTACGCCGCAAGAGGCGGATGCGTTGCGCCAGGCCGCGCCGGTGGTGGGCGACGGCAGCGCGTTCACGCCTTTGGTGTTGCGCGGGCGGCGGCTGTTTGGCGGCAGACTGTTTGCACTGGAGCGCAGCGTGGCTGCCGAATTGCGGCGGGTTGCCCGCGGTCGGGTGAGGCTACCTGAAAATGCCGGGCTGCGGCAGCGTTTGTGCGATTGGTTTCCCGATGCCGGGCATAACGGGCAGCGGCTGGCTGCCGCGCTGGCGGTGTTGCAGCCGCTGATGCTGGTCACCGGCGGGCCGGGCACGGGCAAAACCACCACGGTGGCCAAGCTGTTGGCGCTGTTGTGTGCCGATGCGGCCGAGATGCCGCGCATCGCGCTCACCGCCCCCACCGGCAAGGCTGCCGCCCACATGACCCGTTCGCTGCACCGCGCGTTGAGTGGCTTTAAATTGGGCAGCGAGCAGGTGTTGCAGCATTTAACGGCATTGGAAGGACAAACTGTCCACCGTTTGCTGAAGCTGAACCCAGTAGTCGGCTATTCGAAATTTGACCGCGAGCAGCCGCTGCCATTTGATATTGTGGTGGCCGATGAGGCTTCCATGCTGGATTTGCCGCTGCTGCACCAATTATTGTGCGCCATTCCCGAGCGTGGCCGCCTGATTTTGCTGGGTGACGAAAACCAGCTGCCGCCTGTGGGCATCGGCGCCGTGCTGCCAGTGCTGGCGCAGCCCACCGTGCTCACCGCCGAAGAAGTCGCTAAGTTGGCAGAATGGCTGCCCGAAGGTGTGCCGTTTGAGGTGCGGGATAACCCGCCGCCACTGGCCGGCAACGTGGCGCGGCTGGAATATAGCCACCGTTTCGACCCGCAGCGTGGTGTGGGCGCATTGGCGCAGGCCGTGGTGAACGGGGAGGCCGCCGCTGCCGAAGCTGCGTTTGCCCGCTTCACCGACGACTTGTTCAGGCTACCTGAAACCCCCGCCGCCTTGGCGCGGCACTTTGCCAAACAGCACGAAGCCTATTGGCAGGCGGTAAGCAGCGGCGATCCGGCAGCCTGCTTCGCCGCCCAGCAGCAGTTGGTGGTGCTGGGCGCGCGGCGCAGCCAGGCGGCAGAGTTCAACCGCGAATACCGCAAGCTTTTGGCTGCGCAGGGCAGGGCGTCGGAGCAGGGCTGGTTTGCCGGGCAGGTGCTGATGGTGGCGGAAAACGATTATGCGGTGAAAGTGTTCAATGGCGACATCGGCATCGTGCTGCCGCACGGCGACGGGCTGGCTGCATTTTTTCCCGATGCCGGCGGCTTCCGCGCCGTATCGCTCAGCCGATTGCCCGCGCACGATACCGCCTTCGCCATGACCGTACACAAAAGCCAAGGCTCGGAATACCAAGAAGTGTGGCTCTTGGGCGATGAAGCCGATTCTGCCCTATTCGACCGCACCCTGCTCTACACCGCCATCACCCGCGCCCGCCGCCGCTTCGGCTACGCTGGCCGGATGAGCGCCCTCTCTGCCGCCGTGCAGCGCAAAAACTACCGCCGTACCGGTTTGGGCGAGGCTTTGCGATTGGTGAAGTAA
- a CDS encoding beta-ketoacyl-ACP synthase III, giving the protein MHKPSDVYIKRAAAFLPNLPVGNDEMEAVLGMSGDTPSRVRKMILRSNAITSRYYAIDPHTRRATYSNTELAALAVRGLLAQGLRADEIGSLCCGTSYPDQIMPGHAVMVHGLLPEIPPCEVVSTAGVCVAGMAAMKQAERAVRTGECREAVAAASEAASAVLRGERFRSETDSLRLQDAKPEIAFEKDFLRWMLSDGAGALQLGSEPLAGQLNLKIHWMDLLSYANEMPVCMYAGGEVGQGGEWLSWKDVDADECAERSLMAVKQDVKLLNENVIAYTAEKPLRRLIAKHGLRSDEIDWFLPHYSSGFFRNRLADGLAAAGLPIAEEKWFTNLPYKGNTGSAAIYIILEEFMRREDVRRGQKILCYIPESGRFSTCFMLLEAVYA; this is encoded by the coding sequence TTGCACAAACCATCAGATGTTTATATCAAACGCGCCGCTGCGTTTCTGCCCAACTTGCCGGTGGGCAATGATGAAATGGAAGCGGTGCTCGGCATGTCGGGGGATACGCCTTCTCGCGTGCGCAAGATGATTTTGCGCTCCAATGCCATCACCTCCCGTTATTACGCCATCGACCCGCACACCCGCCGCGCCACGTACAGCAACACGGAGCTGGCCGCACTGGCGGTGCGCGGTTTACTGGCGCAGGGCTTGCGGGCGGACGAAATCGGCAGCCTCTGCTGCGGCACGTCTTATCCCGACCAGATTATGCCCGGCCATGCGGTGATGGTGCACGGCCTGCTGCCGGAAATTCCGCCCTGCGAAGTGGTGAGCACGGCCGGGGTGTGCGTGGCGGGGATGGCGGCGATGAAGCAGGCCGAACGCGCGGTGCGCACGGGCGAATGCCGCGAAGCGGTGGCGGCAGCTTCGGAAGCGGCTTCGGCAGTATTGCGCGGCGAGCGTTTCCGCAGCGAAACCGACAGCCTGCGTCTGCAGGATGCCAAGCCGGAAATTGCGTTTGAAAAGGATTTTTTGCGCTGGATGCTTTCAGACGGCGCGGGTGCGTTACAACTGGGCAGCGAGCCGCTGGCCGGGCAGCTGAATTTGAAAATCCATTGGATGGATTTGCTATCGTATGCCAACGAGATGCCGGTGTGCATGTATGCCGGCGGCGAAGTGGGGCAGGGCGGGGAATGGCTGAGCTGGAAAGATGTGGATGCCGACGAATGCGCCGAACGCAGCCTGATGGCGGTGAAGCAGGATGTGAAGCTGTTGAACGAAAATGTTATCGCCTATACGGCGGAAAAACCGCTGCGCCGCCTGATTGCCAAGCACGGCCTGCGGTCGGACGAGATTGATTGGTTTTTGCCGCACTATTCCTCCGGCTTCTTCCGCAACCGACTGGCCGACGGCCTGGCCGCTGCCGGGCTGCCGATTGCCGAAGAGAAATGGTTTACCAACCTGCCTTATAAAGGCAACACCGGCTCGGCGGCGATTTATATTATTTTGGAAGAGTTTATGCGCCGTGAGGATGTTAGGCGCGGACAGAAAATCCTGTGCTACATTCCCGAAAGCGGCCGCTTTTCCACTTGCTTTATGCTGCTGGAAGCGGTGTATGCCTGA
- a CDS encoding YadA-like family protein translates to MGFKSPRFAYTAMASAMMMAAGYANAGPGIFINDGDDTGCIVTSDESSRRNALFFLTNNNLEWAAGQASGGSMPSANAFRNKCTPGDAASQTNRALFYGDAGGVGSKHLSLGGRLDVNSGIIGLGDRAAGNNSIRIGSGLTLDAANSKTNSIAIGSGVVANANQALAIGSIAKATAEQTVALGNNAHAAGMDALAIGRSAHAQAQDSIAFGRSSQAAAKGVAIGSDASAAVANSVALGSGTTAVAAADQSGTKNVNGLNYTYAGNSANSSVTVGNRQIKQVGAGEVSAASTDAINGSQLYATQNVIGNIGKGVATNLGGGAVLKPDGTFTAPTYNLTDANGNAVAKNNVGDALNVLNSRLNTVGGGFQVAATTGTTQNVKPGNTLKFIDGTNTTTEVSTDGAGVTTVKINATGGGAAVPLTSNAATGQVNAPAAADANKAVTAGSVATAINTAVGKSGFNVEGGSVAGGTATGAATSRVNNNDTVKLQAGKNIALAQNGKEFAFGTVEDMEVTSIKAGTAGTNAKLDRDGLTITSSGNPVKLTNNGLNNGGHTIVGVAAGAVNATSTEAVNGSQLHKTANSTATHLGGGSAIQSDGSISAPTYSLTDSTGATVTKNNVGDALNVLNSRMNAVGTPVALNSNPSTGRVAAPTAADANKAATAGSVATAVNNAVSALESKGLQIDADSGTADTVALGETVKYAGDANIKTKVTDNQIGFSLADDLNVTSITTGDSKLDTNGLTITGGPSVTKTGINAGGKTITNVAAGTISATSTDAATGGQVYGALNNVKNVLGSNVSIDGSGNLSGNNIGGTGKTTFSDAIAAAYDKANSAAAGWKFQVNSAAEQTIEPTNTVKFLNGRNIELSNNGKDITVATKADLTADSLTINGNGPVINGSGISTNGKNINMGNSGKITNLTSGNVVAGDDSAVTGGAVNTAINTAVTDLKDAGFKIGADSGTDDTVKLGETVKYAGDANIKTTVTDNQIGFKLADSISVGPASGGNSVTVDGTAGTVTGLTNKTWNPASITSGRAATEDQLKAVANQVNSSATHYYSVNDGGGAHGDNFNNDGATGLNALAAGVGASAQDNDAVAIGSGTIAQGNGSIAIGAAAEVSGATGAGGIAIGASATAKNGGTAVGSGADTGNGTALIPGLPNRLNNNLALGDSARVKNDTNFNVALGSLSTAGDADLTAAAYKPNATSVIAGDINEAGAKYGEVSLGGDTSGFMAGSKMYRRLTNLAAGSADTDAVNVSQLKAVQAALQDQAPVAYTKVDGTKVYKHTDGNFYDAPNGAGNQVAAADVITSLQNAAGSTTAPTTLANVKDNLADTAAAVTNPTGNDRTTLSANKGHNAATVNDVLNAGFTVQGNGVDKDFVTHGDTVNFVNGQGTVANVSSTGGVTTVKFDTPMTYVDAAGTPATTPSNKVNLVGTGGPVTLGNVAPGTLSATSTDAVNGSQLHKTANSTATHLGGGSAVQADGSISAPTYTLTNASGTPTNYSNVGDALTALNARTNAANAGWKFQVNSAAEQTIEPTNTVKFLNGRNIELSNNGKDITVATKADLTADSLTINGNGPVINGNGINTNGKNIDMQGSASTGGKITNLTSGDIATGDNSAVTGDKVNTAINNLKDAGFKIGADSGTDDTVKLGETVKYAGDANIKTTVTDNQIGFKLADSITVGPASGGNPVTVDGTAGTVTGLTNKTWNPAGITSGRAATEDQLKAAVATTSLTVGDGTGGNPAGKVIAPIPADANKLVTAGDIANAINNSGFNITAGGNTVGTPAATTAKPGSTLTLAAGNGLTVQQNVDGNGNQTYTYAVDAQSVVQSAQAPVAYTKADGTKVYKHTDGNFYDAPNGAGNQVAAADVITSLQNAAGSTTAPTTLANVKDNLADTAAAVTNPTGNDRTTLSANKGHNAATVNDVLNAGFTVQGNGVDKDFVTHGDTVNFVNGQGTVANVSSTGGVTTVKFDTPMTYVDAAGTPATTPSNKVNLVGTGGPVTLGNVAAGAVNATSTDAVNGGQLHNSLDSMKNILGGNATNVSGSLSMSNIGGTGKGTIHDAIAEVNNKAATANAGWKFQVNNGAAETIRPNDTVGFKDGTNIAITNNGKDITIATKPDLAADSLTINGNGPVINGNGISTNGKNIDMGNSGKITNLADGSIAAGSKDAITGGQLHTALNNISNAATNLIGTTQPDIVTYDVSGNKADNTNNVKQAIDKMNNGGIKFFHVNDGTGTQTTAGTQPATEDSSASGSYGAAIGYQAKASGESGVAIGKGAQATAKNTISIGTGNIVSGEGSGAIGDPTIITGSGTYTVGNNNGTVSANAAGAFGNDNTLTGHNSRIIGNHNIVTTENTFVVGNNVSRATANSVVLGSNSSAERVHTTATTPGGNYTFGGLNDANVAGVNNVVGVVSVGQGAAGSDASVETRQIQNVAAGVVSATSTDAINGSQLYYTNQAMLAGVNGGLANLDARIGQVEGVANAGVAQAIATAGLPQAYLPGKNMVAVSGGYYQGQSGYAIGFSTISDSGNWIIKATGSGNSRSKFGGSIGAGYQW, encoded by the coding sequence TTGGGATTTAAATCCCCGCGCTTTGCCTATACTGCCATGGCTTCTGCCATGATGATGGCTGCAGGCTATGCTAATGCCGGTCCGGGTATTTTTATCAATGATGGCGATGATACCGGATGTATCGTTACCAGCGATGAATCGTCAAGAAGAAACGCGCTGTTCTTTCTGACCAATAACAACTTGGAATGGGCGGCCGGGCAGGCCAGCGGCGGCAGTATGCCGAGTGCAAATGCCTTCCGTAATAAATGTACCCCGGGGGATGCGGCCAGCCAAACCAACCGTGCCTTGTTTTATGGGGATGCGGGCGGTGTAGGCAGCAAACACCTTTCGCTCGGCGGCCGTTTGGATGTAAATAGCGGCATTATCGGCTTGGGTGATCGTGCTGCGGGTAACAACAGCATCCGCATTGGTAGCGGATTGACTTTGGATGCTGCCAACAGCAAGACAAATTCCATTGCTATCGGTAGCGGCGTGGTTGCTAATGCAAACCAAGCTTTGGCCATCGGTTCTATCGCCAAGGCTACTGCAGAGCAAACTGTGGCTTTGGGTAACAATGCTCACGCCGCAGGTATGGACGCGCTGGCTATCGGTCGTAGTGCGCATGCACAAGCCCAAGACTCCATCGCATTCGGCCGCAGCTCTCAGGCAGCTGCCAAGGGTGTTGCTATTGGTTCGGATGCCAGTGCCGCCGTGGCCAATTCTGTTGCCTTAGGTTCAGGTACGACCGCCGTTGCTGCTGCAGACCAGTCTGGAACGAAAAATGTCAACGGATTGAACTACACATATGCTGGCAATTCCGCCAATAGTTCTGTGACCGTTGGCAACCGTCAAATCAAACAGGTAGGGGCGGGCGAAGTTTCGGCTGCTTCCACCGATGCGATTAACGGTAGCCAGCTTTACGCCACCCAAAATGTAATTGGCAATATCGGTAAAGGTGTAGCCACTAATTTGGGCGGCGGCGCGGTCTTGAAACCAGATGGTACGTTTACCGCTCCCACCTACAACCTGACTGATGCCAACGGTAATGCTGTCGCTAAAAACAATGTCGGCGATGCGCTGAACGTATTGAACAGCCGTTTGAATACTGTGGGTGGCGGTTTTCAGGTAGCCGCTACTACTGGTACGACGCAGAACGTCAAGCCTGGCAATACTCTCAAATTTATTGATGGTACAAACACCACTACCGAAGTATCGACTGATGGCGCGGGTGTGACCACCGTTAAAATCAACGCCACAGGCGGCGGTGCAGCCGTTCCCCTGACCAGCAACGCTGCAACCGGCCAAGTGAACGCGCCGGCTGCTGCTGATGCGAACAAAGCTGTCACTGCAGGTAGCGTGGCCACGGCTATCAATACCGCAGTTGGAAAAAGCGGTTTTAATGTGGAAGGCGGTTCTGTTGCCGGCGGCACTGCCACCGGTGCGGCTACAAGCAGGGTAAATAATAACGATACCGTCAAACTGCAGGCCGGCAAAAACATTGCATTGGCACAAAACGGTAAAGAGTTTGCCTTCGGTACTGTCGAGGATATGGAGGTAACCAGTATTAAGGCCGGAACGGCCGGCACTAACGCTAAGCTGGATCGCGACGGTTTGACCATCACTTCTTCAGGTAACCCGGTCAAATTGACCAATAACGGTCTGAATAATGGCGGCCACACAATCGTCGGTGTTGCAGCGGGCGCAGTTAACGCCACCAGCACCGAGGCCGTCAACGGCAGCCAGTTGCACAAGACTGCCAATTCCACAGCCACTCACTTGGGCGGCGGATCGGCAATTCAGTCTGACGGCAGCATCAGCGCACCGACCTATAGCCTGACAGACAGTACCGGTGCCACTGTTACCAAAAACAATGTCGGCGATGCACTGAATGTATTAAACAGCCGTATGAACGCCGTAGGTACGCCCGTTGCACTGAATTCGAATCCCTCTACGGGCCGGGTTGCCGCACCTACGGCGGCGGATGCAAACAAAGCCGCCACCGCGGGCAGCGTAGCCACAGCGGTGAACAATGCCGTAAGCGCATTGGAAAGCAAAGGCCTGCAAATTGATGCCGATAGCGGCACAGCCGACACCGTTGCACTGGGTGAAACCGTCAAATACGCCGGCGACGCCAACATCAAAACCAAGGTTACCGACAACCAAATCGGCTTCTCCTTGGCCGACGATTTGAACGTAACCAGCATCACGACAGGCGACAGCAAACTGGATACCAACGGTCTGACCATTACCGGCGGTCCGAGCGTAACCAAAACCGGCATCAACGCCGGCGGCAAAACCATTACCAACGTAGCCGCAGGCACGATTTCGGCTACCAGTACCGATGCCGCAACCGGCGGCCAGGTATATGGTGCACTGAACAACGTGAAAAATGTATTGGGCAGCAACGTCAGCATCGACGGTTCGGGTAATCTGAGCGGCAACAACATCGGCGGCACGGGCAAAACCACCTTCAGCGATGCTATTGCCGCAGCCTACGACAAGGCAAACAGCGCCGCTGCAGGCTGGAAATTCCAAGTGAACAGCGCGGCCGAGCAGACCATCGAGCCGACCAACACCGTTAAGTTCCTCAACGGCAGGAACATCGAGCTGAGCAACAACGGCAAAGACATTACCGTTGCCACCAAAGCCGACCTGACCGCCGACAGCCTGACGATTAACGGCAACGGCCCGGTCATTAACGGCAGCGGCATCAGCACCAACGGCAAAAACATCAACATGGGTAATAGCGGCAAGATTACCAACCTGACCAGCGGTAACGTTGTAGCAGGCGACGACAGTGCCGTAACCGGCGGTGCAGTTAATACTGCAATCAATACTGCCGTGACCGATTTGAAAGACGCCGGTTTCAAGATCGGGGCCGACAGTGGTACGGACGACACCGTGAAACTGGGTGAAACCGTCAAATACGCCGGTGATGCCAATATCAAGACCACGGTTACCGACAACCAAATCGGCTTCAAGCTGGCCGACAGCATTAGTGTTGGCCCGGCCAGCGGCGGCAACTCGGTTACCGTCGACGGTACCGCCGGTACGGTTACCGGCCTGACCAACAAAACTTGGAATCCTGCCAGCATCACCAGCGGACGTGCGGCCACGGAAGATCAGTTAAAAGCTGTAGCCAATCAGGTCAACAGTTCTGCAACCCACTATTACAGCGTGAACGACGGTGGCGGCGCACATGGTGACAATTTCAATAATGACGGCGCGACTGGTCTTAACGCATTGGCTGCCGGCGTGGGTGCAAGTGCGCAAGATAATGATGCCGTCGCCATCGGTAGCGGAACGATCGCGCAAGGTAACGGCTCGATCGCCATCGGTGCGGCTGCCGAAGTTAGCGGCGCCACCGGAGCGGGCGGCATCGCCATCGGCGCGTCTGCCACCGCTAAGAACGGCGGCACGGCCGTCGGCTCCGGCGCGGATACCGGCAACGGCACGGCACTCATCCCCGGCCTGCCCAACCGCCTCAACAACAACCTGGCATTGGGCGATAGCGCGAGGGTTAAAAACGATACCAACTTCAACGTGGCATTGGGTTCGCTTTCCACTGCAGGCGATGCGGATTTGACCGCCGCCGCCTACAAACCGAACGCAACTTCCGTCATTGCCGGCGACATCAACGAAGCCGGGGCTAAATATGGTGAAGTTTCGCTGGGTGGGGACACTAGCGGCTTTATGGCTGGTAGCAAAATGTACCGTCGTTTGACCAATTTGGCTGCAGGTTCGGCCGATACCGATGCTGTGAACGTATCGCAGCTGAAAGCCGTGCAGGCTGCTTTGCAGGATCAGGCCCCGGTTGCATACACCAAAGTTGACGGCACCAAGGTATACAAACACACCGACGGCAACTTCTACGATGCGCCCAACGGTGCAGGCAACCAAGTTGCCGCAGCGGATGTGATTACCAGCCTGCAGAATGCGGCCGGCAGTACAACCGCACCGACCACCTTGGCCAACGTGAAGGACAATCTGGCCGATACCGCTGCAGCCGTTACCAACCCGACCGGTAACGACCGCACCACCTTGTCTGCCAACAAAGGTCACAACGCCGCCACCGTCAACGACGTATTGAACGCCGGCTTCACCGTACAAGGCAACGGGGTTGACAAAGACTTCGTCACCCACGGCGATACCGTTAATTTTGTTAACGGCCAAGGTACCGTAGCCAACGTCAGCAGCACCGGCGGCGTAACGACGGTTAAGTTCGATACCCCGATGACGTATGTTGACGCGGCAGGTACTCCGGCCACTACGCCGAGCAACAAAGTAAACCTGGTGGGCACGGGCGGCCCGGTAACCTTGGGTAATGTTGCCCCCGGTACACTGAGTGCCACCAGCACCGATGCCGTCAACGGAAGCCAGTTGCACAAAACTGCCAATTCTACAGCCACCCACCTGGGCGGCGGATCGGCAGTTCAGGCAGACGGCAGCATCAGCGCGCCGACCTACACCCTGACCAATGCCTCCGGCACACCGACGAACTACAGCAACGTAGGCGACGCATTGACCGCATTGAATGCGCGTACCAATGCGGCCAACGCAGGCTGGAAATTCCAAGTGAACAGCGCGGCCGAGCAGACCATTGAGCCGACCAACACCGTGAAGTTCCTCAACGGCAGGAACATCGAGCTGAGCAACAACGGCAAAGACATTACCGTTGCCACCAAAGCCGACCTGACTGCCGACAGCCTGACGATTAACGGCAACGGCCCGGTTATCAACGGCAACGGCATCAACACCAACGGCAAAAACATCGATATGCAGGGTTCTGCGTCTACCGGCGGCAAGATCACCAACCTGACCAGCGGCGACATCGCGACAGGTGACAACAGTGCCGTAACCGGGGACAAGGTCAATACCGCCATCAACAACCTGAAAGATGCCGGCTTCAAGATCGGGGCCGACAGTGGTACAGACGACACCGTGAAACTGGGCGAGACCGTCAAATACGCCGGCGATGCCAATATCAAGACCACGGTTACCGACAACCAAATCGGCTTCAAGCTGGCCGACAGCATTACCGTTGGCCCGGCCAGCGGCGGCAACCCGGTTACCGTCGACGGTACTGCCGGTACGGTTACCGGCCTGACCAATAAAACTTGGAATCCTGCCGGCATTACCAGCGGACGTGCAGCTACCGAAGATCAGCTGAAAGCTGCCGTAGCCACTACTTCGTTGACTGTAGGTGACGGCACCGGTGGCAATCCGGCCGGTAAAGTGATTGCCCCGATCCCTGCTGACGCCAACAAACTGGTTACTGCCGGTGATATTGCCAACGCCATCAACAACAGCGGCTTCAACATCACTGCCGGCGGCAACACCGTAGGTACACCCGCTGCCACTACTGCCAAACCAGGCAGCACCCTGACCCTAGCTGCAGGCAACGGATTGACGGTACAACAAAATGTTGACGGCAACGGTAACCAGACCTACACCTATGCTGTGGACGCCCAATCCGTAGTACAGAGCGCCCAAGCTCCGGTTGCATACACCAAAGCCGACGGCACCAAAGTGTACAAACACACCGACGGCAACTTCTACGATGCGCCCAACGGTGCAGGCAACCAAGTTGCCGCAGCGGATGTGATTACCAGCCTGCAGAATGCGGCCGGCAGTACAACCGCACCGACCACCTTGGCCAACGTGAAGGACAATCTGGCCGATACCGCTGCAGCCGTTACCAACCCGACCGGTAACGACCGCACCACCTTGTCTGCCAACAAAGGTCACAACGCCGCCACCGTCAACGACGTATTGAACGCCGGCTTCACCGTACAAGGCAACGGGGTTGACAAAGACTTCGTCACCCACGGCGATACCGTTAATTTTGTTAACGGCCAAGGTACCGTAGCCAACGTCAGCAGCACCGGCGGCGTAACGACGGTTAAGTTCGATACCCCGATGACGTATGTTGACGCGGCAGGTACTCCGGCCACTACGCCGAGCAACAAAGTAAACCTGGTAGGCACAGGCGGCCCGGTAACCTTGGGTAACGTCGCTGCAGGTGCGGTTAACGCGACCAGCACCGATGCCGTGAACGGCGGGCAGTTGCACAATTCGCTTGACAGCATGAAGAACATTCTGGGCGGCAACGCCACCAATGTTTCAGGTAGCCTCAGCATGAGCAATATCGGCGGCACGGGCAAAGGCACGATTCACGACGCCATTGCCGAAGTGAACAACAAAGCCGCCACTGCTAATGCAGGCTGGAAGTTCCAAGTGAACAACGGAGCGGCGGAAACCATCAGGCCGAACGACACGGTAGGGTTCAAAGACGGTACCAACATTGCCATTACCAACAACGGCAAAGACATTACCATCGCCACCAAACCCGACTTGGCTGCCGACAGCCTGACGATTAACGGCAATGGTCCGGTCATCAACGGTAACGGTATCAGCACCAACGGCAAAAACATCGATATGGGTAATAGTGGCAAGATTACCAATCTAGCCGATGGCAGCATTGCCGCAGGCAGCAAAGACGCCATAACCGGTGGCCAGCTGCATACCGCCCTTAACAACATCAGTAACGCGGCCACTAACCTTATTGGTACAACTCAACCGGATATCGTTACCTATGACGTTTCCGGCAATAAGGCGGACAACACGAATAATGTGAAACAAGCCATCGACAAGATGAACAACGGCGGTATCAAGTTCTTCCACGTGAATGACGGTACCGGTACCCAAACCACAGCCGGTACGCAGCCTGCTACCGAAGATTCGTCCGCCTCCGGCAGTTACGGTGCCGCTATCGGCTACCAGGCCAAAGCCAGTGGTGAAAGCGGCGTAGCCATCGGTAAAGGCGCACAGGCAACGGCGAAAAACACCATCTCCATCGGTACAGGTAATATTGTTTCGGGAGAAGGTTCAGGTGCAATCGGTGACCCGACCATTATTACAGGATCAGGTACATATACTGTCGGTAACAATAATGGTACTGTCAGCGCCAATGCCGCAGGCGCATTCGGTAACGACAATACTCTGACCGGGCATAACAGCCGCATTATCGGTAATCACAATATTGTGACTACTGAAAATACCTTCGTTGTCGGTAATAATGTCAGCCGTGCCACAGCTAACTCCGTTGTGCTGGGCAGCAATTCCAGCGCCGAACGCGTACACACCACGGCCACCACGCCGGGCGGCAACTACACATTCGGCGGCCTGAACGATGCCAACGTGGCCGGCGTGAACAACGTTGTCGGCGTGGTCAGCGTCGGACAAGGGGCTGCGGGCAGCGATGCTTCCGTGGAAACCCGCCAGATCCAAAACGTCGCCGCCGGTGTCGTATCCGCAACCAGTACCGATGCTATTAACGGCAGCCAGCTGTACTACACCAACCAGGCCATGTTGGCCGGCGTGAACGGCGGCCTGGCCAACTTGGATGCGCGTATCGGCCAAGTGGAAGGCGTGGCCAACGCCGGTGTGGCTCAAGCCATAGCCACGGCTGGTCTGCCGCAGGCATATCTGCCGGGTAAAAACATGGTGGCGGTCAGCGGCGGCTATTATCAAGGCCAGTCCGGCTATGCCATCGGCTTCTCCACGATTTCCGACAGCGGAAACTGGATCATCAAAGCCACCGGCAGCGGCAATTCGCGCAGCAAATTCGGCGGATCCATCGGTGCCGGATACCAGTGGTAA